The Bacteroides sp. AN502(2024) DNA segment AATCACATTTTCCATCGTTGAAGAAAGCAGGAATACCTCCACAAATGAGCCGGGAATCACTTCCCCTTTGTTGTCGAATTCAAAAGTGACAGGCACATAAAAGGAATTGTCTCCGGCAGCTTTTCCGAAAGAGAGGAGTTTGCCATTTAATGCTTTCAACTCGTACATCCGGTTATTATAAGGAGTCTGGAAATTGGCGGAACTGATGGTGCGGAGATACGGGTAGTACTTTTCCGACACTTCGGCGCGGAGGAAAAGACGGCGGTTCTGTGTTACGCTTACCAGCGGTTGTCCGATTGTCACATAGTCCCCTTCTTTCACGAGAATACTTTTCACATATCCGGCAATAGGAGCCGTAATGCTTTGCCCGATATCCGAATGATTTTTAGAAAGAGCTTCGTAACTAAGACGGGCGTTTTCGTAACTTTGCTCTGCTTGTGCAAAATCTTTGTCGGATACGATTTGGGTTTTAACAAGTTCCTTCATACGTTCGTATTCCTTCTTGGATACTTCGTAGGCAATGCGGGCACGTTGCACCGGATCACCATCAGCGATGTTTTTTGAAGAAATGGTGACTAGAGGAGTACCGTTCCCAACGCTCATTCCTTCCGTTATTTTTCTACGGAAAGATACCACACCGGATACTGTAGCTACGGCAACCGATTCATCCCCTTGAGCAGCCAGCACCTGTCCGCTGGTTTTAATCACTTGTTGGAAAGGTGCAGGTTCGATGACGCTCACTTTTACACCGGATGCTTCAGCTTTCGCTTTCGGAAGAATGATTTCATCACTGTGAGCTTCGGCAGCATGATCGTGTTCATCTGTTGTCTCATGATGGTGTTCATCTGTTGTCTCATGATCGTGTTCATCAATTGCCTCATGGCTGTGTTCATCGTGTGTAATGGTACTGTTGTTACAGGATCCCAGCACGAATAGGCCTAGAATCCCAACGAAAATAATTTTTTTCATATTAATTTTTTCCTACTGAATTTTTCTGTTTTCTTTTTACGCTACAAAGATAAAGTCGCGCAGATGCAACTGATTTGCATTTACGCTTTTACGCAAAAACAGAGTAGGGAGGGGAACGAAGAGAAGTGGTACAATGGGTGTCCGTACCATGCAGAGAGTCTTGGTAGGCATAATAATTCTTGACCTGTTTCTCTTGCGGTCGTAATAGATGTTCGATGATTACATCCGTGAATAAGGTAGCTATGAATACGTAATCCGGTCTGCCATCCAAATGGATGGAGTGGGGGAGTAAAAAACGAGTCAAGCATTTGCTGCTGCAACATGAATCGTTTCCCGGGTGATGATGCGTGGGACATTGCTGTTCTACAGGCAAGTTCTGCTTCATGCAAATCGTTCCGTCGGAGTGATGATGATGGGGAATAACCGCTGCTATCAACATAATAATGTTGATAAATAACAACAAAATTACTATTATTCGTTTCTTCCCTTTCATCCTTTCTTTAGAGAATTTATTTTTTTACTGATTCTTTTTCTTTTTTCAGTAAGCGTTCCAGCAATTCGGTTGCTGATACATAAATAACTTTTCCATCCGGTGTCCCCTGACTAAGGAGTGTACCATTACGAGCATTTTTCTCCAGCAACCGCTTTTCTGCTAATTGAAGGCCGCGCCGTAATTTATCGCTCAGTTCTTGTATTTCATTATTTGACATAATTCTTGATGCATTTAAACAGTTCAAGTTCATATATCCGGTTCTCGCCGTTTTGGTAACCTTCGGCTACAATCACTCGAGGAGAAACACTGTTATCCGCTAACAGCCAGTAGTCTACACGTGGCATATATATCTGAAACAGATTATTAATGCCTGCCTGATAACGGCGGTAGATGACGTCCATCGGTACATGATGTCCTCCTTCATTGACCCGTTGTAATACGCGGTTGACGGCAAGTTCAGGAGAATTCAGCCAAAAATAAATCAGGCTGATCTTATATCCGGCATTTTGAGCTCTTTGAATGAGCCGGGTATATGAACGGGTTGCTAATGTTGTCTCGACAGAGAAACTTACTTTAGAGGCTAATAGTTCATCCATGCGTTTCAACATCAGACGACCGGCTTCTATAGCCATACTTTCTGGATTAAAAGGTGATAAACCTTTGGCTATTTCATCCGCATTGACAAACTCTTTGCATAATAAAATT contains these protein-coding regions:
- a CDS encoding efflux RND transporter periplasmic adaptor subunit, with the translated sequence MKKIIFVGILGLFVLGSCNNSTITHDEHSHEAIDEHDHETTDEHHHETTDEHDHAAEAHSDEIILPKAKAEASGVKVSVIEPAPFQQVIKTSGQVLAAQGDESVAVATVSGVVSFRRKITEGMSVGNGTPLVTISSKNIADGDPVQRARIAYEVSKKEYERMKELVKTQIVSDKDFAQAEQSYENARLSYEALSKNHSDIGQSITAPIAGYVKSILVKEGDYVTIGQPLVSVTQNRRLFLRAEVSEKYYPYLRTISSANFQTPYNNRMYELKALNGKLLSFGKAAGDNSFYVPVTFEFDNKGEVIPGSFVEVFLLSSTMENVISLPRTALTEEQGIFFIYLQLDEEGYKKQEVTIGADNGKSVQILTGVKAGDRVVTEGAYQVRLASASNAIPAHSHEH
- a CDS encoding DUF6769 family protein, whose translation is MKGKKRIIVILLLFINIIMLIAAVIPHHHHSDGTICMKQNLPVEQQCPTHHHPGNDSCCSSKCLTRFLLPHSIHLDGRPDYVFIATLFTDVIIEHLLRPQEKQVKNYYAYQDSLHGTDTHCTTSLRSPPYSVFA
- a CDS encoding zeta toxin family protein; translation: MDGTRQLYIISGCNGAGKTTASYTVLPEILLCKEFVNADEIAKGLSPFNPESMAIEAGRLMLKRMDELLASKVSFSVETTLATRSYTRLIQRAQNAGYKISLIYFWLNSPELAVNRVLQRVNEGGHHVPMDVIYRRYQAGINNLFQIYMPRVDYWLLADNSVSPRVIVAEGYQNGENRIYELELFKCIKNYVK